The DNA region ACTGAGGTGCTTGAAAAAAATTTTAGCGATATAGTAGATATTCAATTTAGCTCAAATCTTGAAAATACTTTAGATGAGATTGCTGAAGATAAAGCAGATTGGCAAGAAACTTTAAAAGAATTTTATTATCCTTTTATGAGAAAAATAGAAGAAGGAAAAACAAAAATAGCCAGTCAAAAAACTGTGACTAAACTAGGAGAAGCTTGTCCTGAATGTGGAGGAGAGCTTGCTATTAGAAAAGGGCGTTTTGGGGAATTTGTAGCGTGCTTAAATTTTCCAAAATGTAAGTATTCTAGGAATTTGAAAAATGAAAGTAAAAACGAGGTAGAAAATACTTTTGCAAAAACTAAGGCAAATGCTATAGGTATGATGTGTCCAAATTGTAAAGAAGGTGAAATTGTAGAACGTTTTTCTAAACGTGGCAAATTTTATGGATGCAGTGCTTATCCAAAATGTAATTTTGTAAGCAAATATAAACCAAGTGATGAAAAATGTGAACAATGTGATGAAAATTTAGTTATAAAAGAACTTAAAAAGGGGATATTTTTAGAATGTTTAAAATGTAAAATTAAAAAAGAAATAAAGGATTAAAATGCAAATTATGCTTTGTGCCATTTCAAATATAGCTAGTGGGAATTGTTCTGAAGATTGTAAATACTGCACTCAAAGTGCTTATGTAAAAACAGATATTCAAAAATATCGTTGTAAAGAAATTTCACAAATTGTTCTTGAAGCTAAAATAGCAAAAAAAAATGAAGCTTTAGGTTTTTGTTTAGTAAGTGCAGGACTTGGGCTTGATGATGAAAAATTAGAATATGTTTGTAAAGCCGCAAAAGCTATACAAAAAGAAGTGCCTAATTTACTTCTTATAGCCTGTAATGGCATGGCTAGTGTAGAACAACTTAAAGAACTTAAAAAAGCAGGATTTTTTTCTTATAATCATAATCTTGAAACTTCAAGAGAATTTTTTCCTCAAATTTGTACTACTCATACCTGGGAGAGTAGATTTCAAACCAATTTAA from Campylobacter hepaticus includes:
- a CDS encoding biotin synthase, coding for MQIMLCAISNIASGNCSEDCKYCTQSAYVKTDIQKYRCKEISQIVLEAKIAKKNEALGFCLVSAGLGLDDEKLEYVCKAAKAIQKEVPNLLLIACNGMASVEQLKELKKAGFFSYNHNLETSREFFPQICTTHTWESRFQTNLNAKQAGLMLCCGGIYGMGESQEDRLSLRKSLQELQPFSSPINFFIPNENLKLKAPKLSADEALQIISDTKQALIDCVVMVAGGREVVLKERQYEIFQAGASAIVIGDYLTTKGEDPSRDIVKLKQMGFTFASECH